In the Solibacillus sp. FSL K6-1523 genome, one interval contains:
- a CDS encoding tripartite tricarboxylate transporter permease codes for METIQYLMNGFAIAFQWHNILFALLGVIIGTAVGVLPGIGPMSGVALLIPVTATLTSGLPVEMAATSSIILLAGVYYGAMYGGSTTSILLNTPGESSSVVTTLDGYQMARQGRAGAALSIAAIGSFVAGIVSLIGLVLLARPLSKVAINFGPAEYFSLMLLGLAAVSGLAGKSITKALIMTVLGLLLGSIGIDAVSGIARFTYDQPVLFSGIEFLTVAVGLFALGEVFKTIFEKEGNDEPVAKITRILPTKKDLKDSAAPIGRGSLLGFFLGVLPGAGATLASFFAYITEKKISKNPESFGKGNIAGVASPESANNAASGGAMIPLLTLGIPGSGTTAILMGAFIMYNIQPGPLLFEEHPQVAWGLIASMFLGNLMLLILNMPLVRVFAKIIQTPKKYLLPIIIAISIFGVYAVQYTVFDLLLLLGCGVLGYYFAKNDFPVAPLVLALVLGPMIENNMRRALTISNGEYSIFVEKPLSLVFLIVAFLWISIPIVLKLRGKNVIINEEG; via the coding sequence TTGGAAACGATACAATATTTAATGAACGGCTTTGCAATCGCATTTCAATGGCATAATATTTTATTTGCATTATTAGGGGTTATTATTGGTACAGCAGTTGGTGTTTTACCAGGGATTGGACCAATGAGCGGAGTGGCGCTATTAATTCCAGTTACTGCTACGTTAACATCTGGCTTACCTGTAGAAATGGCTGCTACTAGCTCAATCATCTTACTAGCGGGTGTCTACTACGGTGCGATGTATGGTGGATCTACAACATCCATTTTATTAAATACGCCAGGTGAATCGTCGTCAGTTGTAACGACTTTAGATGGTTACCAAATGGCGCGTCAAGGAAGAGCGGGCGCGGCCTTGTCAATAGCGGCTATTGGTTCTTTTGTTGCAGGGATTGTTTCTTTAATTGGCTTAGTTTTATTGGCGCGACCATTATCAAAGGTAGCCATTAATTTCGGTCCGGCTGAGTATTTTTCATTAATGCTACTTGGTTTAGCAGCAGTTAGTGGCTTAGCTGGAAAATCGATTACGAAAGCATTAATTATGACGGTACTCGGATTATTATTAGGTTCGATTGGGATCGATGCTGTTTCGGGTATTGCCAGGTTTACGTATGATCAACCAGTACTGTTTAGTGGAATTGAATTTTTAACCGTGGCAGTCGGGTTATTTGCTTTAGGAGAAGTATTTAAAACAATTTTCGAGAAGGAAGGTAATGACGAGCCAGTTGCGAAAATTACTCGTATATTACCAACGAAGAAAGATTTAAAAGATAGTGCTGCACCAATTGGCCGTGGCTCTTTACTCGGATTCTTTTTAGGTGTCTTACCAGGAGCAGGTGCTACACTCGCGTCATTCTTTGCTTATATTACGGAGAAAAAAATTAGTAAAAATCCAGAATCATTCGGTAAAGGAAACATTGCGGGAGTAGCTTCACCAGAATCGGCAAACAATGCAGCTTCGGGTGGTGCAATGATTCCTCTTTTAACGTTAGGAATTCCTGGTTCGGGTACGACGGCTATTTTAATGGGTGCTTTTATTATGTACAACATTCAGCCAGGCCCCTTATTATTTGAAGAACATCCGCAAGTTGCTTGGGGATTAATCGCAAGTATGTTTTTAGGAAACTTAATGCTACTTATTTTAAATATGCCTTTAGTGCGTGTATTTGCGAAAATCATCCAAACACCGAAGAAATATTTATTACCGATTATTATTGCTATCTCCATTTTTGGTGTTTATGCAGTTCAGTATACAGTATTTGATTTATTATTATTATTGGGCTGTGGTGTGTTAGGTTATTACTTTGCAAAAAATGATTTTCCTGTTGCCCCGCTTGTTTTAGCGTTAGTATTAGGGCCGATGATTGAAAATAATATGCGCCGTGCATTAACGATTTCAAATGGTGAGTACAGCATTTTTGTAGAGAAACCATTATCACTTGTCTTTTTAATCGTGGCATTTTTATGGATTAGTATTCCAATAGTTTTAAAATTGCGCGGTAAAAACGTTATTATTAATGAAGAGGGTTGA
- a CDS encoding helix-turn-helix transcriptional regulator, with protein sequence MELKLDLTNIGCTIKLYRNQQGITQEELSLGICTPSYLSRIENSNIVANLEIYELLFQKLNLDFSAKKQEYEIVNAILESFYTDLLLNNKFNESSLEVLKGQNPLFFERNLNLKRELVLCKYLITLRKYDDAKKQLNAISKTIKTANSRNNFLYSNIAILLFYLTNEYQKAFDMIERMEKNDRFFKDGSKFEIACFHFNAALVAIKLYKYQKCIDSCSLALAYFKILYKPSLDFKCHMMLGIAKNRICQFTLAEEHYFICNNILENIEEVRSLENFNLLYSNLGYCKECQGDFKQAIVYYLKAIDYQEDVEIYINLLICHFKIGNFNESIKYLKIIRNWGDTDSKIQHQVEIFSILLTEDHSMKLSELAQLEKSAFKFFEVKKLYVLGGYYARILANYYKDLYMYKESSDYFEKELLFNELKRKRREN encoded by the coding sequence TTGGAGTTAAAACTAGATTTAACAAATATTGGTTGTACAATTAAATTATATAGAAATCAACAAGGAATTACGCAAGAAGAACTGAGTCTAGGAATATGCACACCATCTTATTTAAGTAGAATAGAAAATTCTAATATTGTAGCAAACCTAGAAATTTATGAATTATTATTTCAAAAATTAAATCTAGATTTCAGTGCAAAAAAACAGGAATATGAAATTGTAAATGCTATTTTAGAATCCTTTTATACCGATTTACTCCTAAATAATAAGTTTAATGAGTCATCCTTAGAAGTTTTGAAGGGGCAAAATCCTCTTTTTTTTGAAAGAAATTTGAATTTGAAGCGAGAGTTAGTTTTGTGTAAGTATTTAATAACTCTAAGAAAATATGATGATGCAAAAAAACAACTGAATGCGATTAGTAAAACTATTAAAACCGCAAATTCTAGAAATAATTTCTTATATAGTAATATAGCGATTTTGTTATTTTATTTAACAAATGAATATCAAAAGGCATTTGATATGATAGAGCGAATGGAGAAGAATGATCGGTTTTTTAAAGATGGCAGTAAGTTCGAAATTGCATGCTTTCATTTCAATGCTGCATTGGTTGCTATTAAATTATATAAATATCAAAAGTGTATTGATTCGTGTAGCTTAGCTTTAGCCTATTTTAAAATCTTATATAAACCATCACTCGACTTTAAATGCCATATGATGTTGGGGATAGCTAAAAATAGAATATGCCAATTTACCTTAGCGGAAGAACATTATTTTATTTGTAATAACATACTTGAAAATATTGAAGAAGTGAGAAGTTTAGAGAATTTCAATTTGTTGTATTCAAACTTAGGATACTGTAAAGAGTGTCAAGGAGACTTCAAGCAAGCGATCGTATATTATTTAAAAGCTATCGACTATCAAGAAGATGTAGAAATATACATAAACTTATTGATATGCCATTTTAAAATAGGGAATTTTAATGAATCAATTAAGTATTTAAAAATAATTCGAAATTGGGGGGATACAGACTCTAAAATTCAACATCAAGTTGAAATATTTTCGATATTATTGACAGAGGATCATTCAATGAAACTTTCAGAACTCGCACAATTAGAAAAAAGTGCATTTAAGTTCTTTGAAGTTAAAAAACTATATGTGTTAGGAGGTTATTACGCAAGAATTTTGGCAAATTATTATAAAGATTTATACATGTATAAAGAATCCAGTGATTATTTTGAAAAAGAGTTATTGTTTAATGAACTTAAAAGAAAAAGGAGAGAAAATTAA
- a CDS encoding tripartite tricarboxylate transporter substrate binding protein — protein MKKKLGALFSAATLTLALAACSDGGGESSGSSGNKEEDYPKSNLTIVAPSGAGGGWDLTARSIGKMMNETRLIEKPITVENKPGGGGAVFMATYATKEAENDHMLMVKSPPILINNLKAEGNSPYGYKDTTPLAQLTKDFGAIVVRADSPYESLTDLLDAVKADPTSITMAGGSAPGSMDHLITILPAYEYGIDPKAVKYVSYDGGGEAMAALLGKNADAIGTDISTVAAYVKSGDARVLAVTSPNKVAIEGLEDVPTLYDLGIDTEFTIWRGIFGPKDMSETAKTYWVENLTALNDKEEWKSELQRNGWEQDFRVGEDFTKFLEDQEKTITEILTALGMQK, from the coding sequence ATGAAAAAGAAATTGGGGGCACTATTTTCAGCAGCAACACTTACGCTAGCCCTAGCTGCTTGTAGCGATGGTGGGGGAGAATCTAGCGGTAGTAGTGGCAATAAAGAAGAGGACTATCCGAAAAGTAACTTAACAATTGTGGCACCATCTGGAGCAGGTGGCGGCTGGGATTTAACAGCTCGTTCAATCGGTAAAATGATGAATGAAACAAGATTAATCGAAAAACCAATTACAGTTGAAAATAAACCTGGTGGTGGCGGTGCTGTATTTATGGCCACTTACGCAACGAAAGAAGCAGAAAATGATCATATGTTAATGGTCAAGTCTCCGCCAATTTTAATTAACAATTTAAAGGCTGAAGGAAATAGTCCATATGGCTATAAAGATACAACACCACTTGCACAATTAACGAAAGACTTTGGTGCGATTGTTGTACGTGCAGATTCACCATATGAAAGTTTAACAGATTTATTAGATGCAGTTAAGGCAGATCCAACTTCGATTACAATGGCTGGTGGTTCGGCACCGGGTTCAATGGACCACTTAATTACGATTTTACCAGCTTATGAATATGGGATTGATCCAAAAGCTGTAAAATATGTTTCTTATGACGGTGGTGGCGAAGCGATGGCTGCATTATTAGGGAAGAATGCAGATGCAATCGGAACAGATATTTCAACAGTTGCAGCTTATGTTAAGAGTGGTGATGCTCGTGTATTAGCCGTAACATCTCCGAACAAAGTGGCGATTGAAGGGTTAGAAGATGTTCCGACACTTTATGATTTAGGCATTGATACGGAGTTTACCATTTGGCGCGGAATTTTTGGCCCGAAAGATATGTCGGAAACAGCTAAAACATATTGGGTTGAAAATTTAACGGCATTAAATGATAAGGAAGAATGGAAATCAGAGTTACAACGAAATGGCTGGGAGCAAGATTTCCGTGTAGGGGAAGATTTCACTAAATTCCTTGAAGATCAAGAAAAAACGATTACAGAAATTTTAACCGCTTTAGGTATGCAAAAGTAA
- a CDS encoding tripartite tricarboxylate transporter TctB family protein, which translates to MNLKFDRMASVVFLALGILVIVESQKISTSAYGSQIGPSTFPLGLGIILILLSIFLFIETIKHKATYKIVGEEEDIKSPNYKRFFIIFIAALSYVLLLEKLGYLITTFAFLVIGFQTLERGKWVPTIIIAAVFSAFIYFGFVNVLGGSLPGLPF; encoded by the coding sequence ATGAATTTAAAATTTGATCGAATGGCTAGTGTTGTCTTCCTTGCGTTAGGTATTCTTGTAATTGTTGAATCACAAAAAATATCTACCAGCGCATATGGCTCACAAATTGGACCAAGTACTTTTCCGTTGGGCTTAGGTATTATTCTTATTCTTTTAAGTATTTTCTTGTTTATAGAAACGATTAAGCATAAGGCTACATATAAAATCGTAGGTGAGGAAGAAGATATTAAATCACCGAACTATAAGCGCTTTTTCATTATATTTATTGCGGCTTTAAGTTACGTTTTATTATTAGAAAAACTAGGTTATTTAATTACAACTTTTGCGTTCCTCGTTATCGGATTCCAAACGCTTGAAAGAGGAAAATGGGTTCCTACGATTATTATAGCGGCAGTATTTTCAGCGTTTATTTATTTTGGATTTGTAAATGTATTAGGCGGTTCTTTACCAGGATTACCATTCTAA
- a CDS encoding metallophosphoesterase family protein, producing MNLFIISDIHGMYQQFEQLIKKWDMESKFVILGDMVDRGPQSLHVIRKVMDLKRTYGQQVIVCKGNHEEMFLNYLSSPEANKEFYFRNGGRQTMDSFLDQLPSEMKTLNFTEQASIIKERFKEETSFLAEAELFVIVGDVLLTHAGFETQYDNLDKSTEDDFLWTRDHYLKENQTPYVNVFGHTPLKYIHEKDDVWMSENGKFIGIDGGCCYGGQLNALFISDKGEVLNTFYEKSSNT from the coding sequence TTGAACTTATTTATAATAAGTGATATTCACGGTATGTATCAGCAATTTGAACAATTAATCAAAAAGTGGGATATGGAAAGTAAATTCGTCATTTTGGGTGATATGGTTGATCGAGGCCCGCAGTCATTACATGTGATTCGCAAAGTAATGGACTTAAAGCGGACTTATGGGCAGCAAGTCATTGTATGTAAGGGCAATCATGAGGAGATGTTTTTGAACTACTTGTCATCCCCAGAAGCGAATAAAGAATTTTATTTTAGAAATGGTGGGCGTCAAACGATGGATTCTTTTTTAGATCAGCTTCCAAGCGAAATGAAAACACTAAACTTTACTGAACAGGCTTCTATTATTAAAGAAAGGTTTAAAGAGGAGACTTCCTTTTTAGCAGAGGCTGAATTATTTGTCATAGTTGGGGATGTATTACTCACACATGCTGGATTCGAAACGCAGTACGACAATTTAGATAAATCCACAGAAGATGATTTTTTATGGACGCGTGACCATTACTTAAAAGAAAATCAAACGCCGTATGTGAATGTGTTTGGACATACACCGTTAAAATATATTCATGAAAAAGACGATGTTTGGATGAGTGAGAATGGCAAGTTTATTGGGATTGATGGGGGTTGTTGCTATGGTGGGCAATTGAACGCTTTATTCATTTCAGATAAGGGAGAGGTTTTGAATACTTTTTACGAAAAATCTTCAAATACTTAG
- a CDS encoding MBL fold metallo-hydrolase, whose product MLNKLSDTIYYLSHQDDKDRPTLGLICGDQFSLIIDSGNSTQHAQDFLLEIAKLDVPPVKYLVITHAHWDHFLGMNEFDATVIVNSQTNERLKEWKSYTFDDNSLQNCVNNNQMSAMCMKIIQDEISNRDRFKLRSPNMIFENTLTVDLGNKLCILEKIKSTHTDDSTIVYIPDEKVVFLADCVYGKTTNSLFHYKQSLLLPMIEDIQKYDAEMFLLGHESICDLNEMTQFWIELTAASEAVTSSSLEQAIESFKLENKREPNDDELFYIKAFVNDYIIQSKYALKNTTI is encoded by the coding sequence ATGTTAAATAAATTAAGCGATACGATTTATTATTTATCACATCAAGATGATAAAGACCGCCCAACACTAGGACTAATATGTGGTGATCAATTTAGTCTTATAATAGATTCTGGTAATTCTACTCAACATGCTCAAGATTTTTTATTAGAAATTGCAAAGCTCGATGTACCCCCAGTTAAATATTTGGTCATTACACATGCACATTGGGATCACTTCCTTGGTATGAATGAATTTGACGCAACGGTTATTGTTAATAGTCAAACAAACGAACGATTAAAGGAATGGAAAAGTTATACATTTGATGATAATTCCCTTCAAAATTGTGTGAATAATAATCAAATGAGTGCGATGTGTATGAAGATTATTCAAGATGAAATATCTAACAGGGATCGTTTTAAATTGCGCTCTCCAAATATGATTTTTGAAAATACTTTAACGGTTGATTTAGGAAATAAACTTTGCATACTTGAAAAAATCAAAAGTACTCATACTGATGATTCTACAATCGTTTATATTCCTGATGAAAAAGTTGTTTTTCTAGCTGATTGTGTCTATGGTAAAACGACCAATTCTTTATTTCATTACAAGCAGTCCTTGTTATTACCAATGATTGAAGACATTCAAAAGTATGATGCTGAAATGTTCCTACTAGGTCATGAATCAATTTGTGATTTAAATGAAATGACTCAATTTTGGATAGAGCTAACAGCAGCAAGTGAGGCAGTTACATCATCTTCTTTAGAACAGGCAATCGAATCCTTTAAGTTAGAAAATAAAAGAGAACCAAATGATGATGAACTATTTTATATAAAAGCTTTTGTGAATGACTATATAATTCAATCCAAATATGCGTTAAAGAACACAACCATTTAA
- a CDS encoding response regulator, giving the protein MEKNIEVLIVEDDVRIAQIHEKFLEQLEGFQTIGMSHTIEDAKIWLDTMKPDLILLDIYFPDKLGTELIDYIKEMKLGTDIILITAAAEVEIVKKAYASGVIDFLLKPLTLQRFKECLQKYKDKRDILNSSDRLQANEIQRLWNNMTFTEESREISPKGIDPVTKNGVINYLTTCAGGITAEKLGRELGISRTTARRYLEHLMIEKLISVEHIYGSVGRPERRYFIK; this is encoded by the coding sequence ATGGAAAAAAATATTGAAGTGTTAATCGTTGAAGATGATGTGCGCATTGCTCAAATTCACGAAAAGTTTCTAGAGCAACTTGAAGGGTTTCAAACGATTGGAATGTCTCATACAATTGAGGATGCGAAAATTTGGTTAGATACAATGAAGCCGGATTTGATTTTATTGGACATTTATTTTCCAGATAAATTAGGTACGGAGCTTATTGATTATATTAAAGAAATGAAACTTGGAACGGATATTATTTTAATTACTGCTGCTGCGGAAGTTGAAATTGTGAAGAAAGCCTATGCCAGTGGGGTCATTGATTTTTTATTAAAACCTTTAACATTGCAACGGTTTAAAGAGTGTTTACAAAAGTACAAAGACAAAAGGGATATATTAAACTCTTCAGATCGATTACAAGCGAATGAAATCCAGCGTTTATGGAATAACATGACCTTTACTGAGGAGTCGAGAGAAATCAGTCCTAAAGGGATCGATCCGGTGACGAAAAATGGCGTTATTAACTACTTAACAACTTGCGCGGGCGGCATTACAGCTGAAAAATTAGGGCGGGAACTCGGCATTAGTCGCACAACAGCACGTCGCTATTTAGAACATTTAATGATAGAAAAATTGATTTCTGTCGAGCATATATATGGTTCAGTTGGCCGACCAGAAAGGCGCTATTTTATTAAATGA
- a CDS encoding sensor histidine kinase, with amino-acid sequence MKRRSLNFQFFKHNIFLVVTVSFIILIPTYFILGEIVEHEIGERALSVAKVTSKHPNIIIGLKKEETTEALQQLALEIQESVEAQYVVIGDENGIRYAHPVNERIGEEMVGDDNDQALIEGEAYISTAEGTLGKALRGKAPVKDEDGKIIGVVSVGFLYEDIFFMNIDYGRYLIVLFIITVVLSIIISTYLSNKIKKQLLNFEPQEIVKILTERNAILESIREGIIMVDAEGTITLSNQSASTLLNSEKSVVGQNISTVIPHTRLIKVLESGHEQLNRMMTINGVKTLVNRVPIINDGKVIGAVSSFRPFEEIDLVANELSQVKQYIASLRAQTHEYNNFLYTISGLLQLKEYDEALNLIHSERLGNHTLISFINEHIKDTFISGLMIGFYNRAKELKVTLILDEDSYCGKLGQYFEKHLLISILGNLVMNAFEAVEHLEEEERIVRIYIYEYEKEVICEIEDSGSGIDQEVLNNLFEMKQSTKDKETRGYGLSIVNENLKRLNGSIAIENGELGGALFIVSIPKEG; translated from the coding sequence ATGAAAAGACGCTCATTGAATTTCCAGTTTTTTAAACATAATATATTTTTAGTCGTAACGGTATCATTTATTATTCTTATCCCTACTTATTTTATATTGGGAGAAATTGTTGAGCACGAAATTGGAGAACGCGCTCTAAGTGTTGCAAAAGTAACCTCTAAACATCCAAATATTATAATAGGTTTAAAGAAGGAAGAAACAACGGAGGCATTACAACAACTAGCTTTAGAAATACAAGAAAGTGTCGAAGCCCAGTATGTTGTTATTGGGGATGAAAATGGAATTCGTTACGCTCACCCAGTAAACGAGCGGATTGGTGAAGAAATGGTTGGAGATGACAATGATCAGGCGTTAATAGAAGGCGAGGCATATATTTCAACTGCAGAGGGTACTTTAGGTAAGGCATTACGTGGAAAGGCGCCCGTAAAAGATGAAGACGGAAAAATAATTGGTGTCGTTTCTGTTGGATTTTTATATGAAGATATTTTTTTTATGAATATTGATTATGGTCGCTATTTAATCGTTTTATTTATAATTACCGTAGTACTGTCAATCATCATTTCTACATATTTATCTAATAAAATTAAGAAGCAGTTATTAAATTTCGAACCACAAGAAATCGTAAAAATATTAACGGAGCGAAATGCGATTTTAGAGTCGATTCGTGAAGGGATTATTATGGTAGATGCGGAAGGGACGATTACCTTAAGCAATCAGTCAGCGAGTACCCTATTAAATAGTGAAAAATCGGTAGTAGGTCAAAATATTAGCACTGTCATCCCGCATACGCGTTTAATCAAAGTGCTAGAATCGGGTCATGAACAATTAAATCGAATGATGACCATTAATGGCGTGAAAACGTTAGTTAACCGAGTACCCATTATTAATGATGGGAAAGTAATCGGTGCGGTCTCGAGCTTTAGACCTTTTGAAGAAATTGATTTAGTGGCAAATGAATTATCTCAAGTAAAGCAATATATCGCATCATTGCGCGCTCAAACACATGAGTATAATAACTTCCTTTATACGATTTCAGGTTTGCTTCAGCTAAAGGAATATGATGAGGCGCTAAATTTAATTCATTCAGAGCGTCTAGGTAACCATACGTTAATTTCATTTATTAATGAACATATTAAAGACACCTTTATTAGCGGCTTAATGATTGGATTTTATAATCGGGCAAAAGAATTAAAAGTAACACTTATTTTAGATGAGGATAGTTATTGTGGGAAATTAGGCCAATATTTCGAGAAGCATTTATTAATTTCGATTTTAGGGAATTTAGTGATGAATGCATTTGAGGCAGTCGAACATTTAGAAGAGGAAGAGCGAATCGTTCGTATATATATTTATGAATATGAAAAAGAAGTCATTTGTGAAATAGAAGATTCCGGAAGTGGCATTGATCAAGAGGTACTAAATAATTTATTTGAAATGAAGCAATCAACAAAGGATAAAGAAACGCGCGGATATGGTTTATCGATCGTAAATGAGAATTTAAAAAGACTGAATGGTTCGATCGCGATTGAAAATGGAGAATTAGGGGGAGCACTATTTATTGTTTCTATTCCTAAAGAGGGGTAA